In Rhizobium sp. N324, a single genomic region encodes these proteins:
- a CDS encoding LysR family transcriptional regulator: MMNDATLRKIDLNLLLAFSVLMQERNVSRAAERLLLGQPGLSAALRRLREALDDELFVRVGRGLQPTPRALSIAPAIEDALSGIERAIRPQADFDPASWQGEFRIGMCDNLESAFFGPLAARLLQFSPGARLIGIASEKREAARRLDEGVFDFSVSVHDEPASWHIRAPLFNQASICIYDDAQLKLKAPLSLEDFAAVAHLTVSFEGNAATSIDAALSRTGHVRRVVATVPRFSALPTALRAMPAISIVPESIGRCMAQLHGLTIAAPPLSLPADPVTMLYRRVDQADGRARWFRRLFLDVAGEALVASGCRVSISRAAA, from the coding sequence ATGATGAATGATGCCACGCTTCGCAAAATCGACCTGAACCTGCTGCTCGCCTTTTCGGTGCTGATGCAGGAGCGCAATGTCAGCCGCGCCGCCGAACGGCTGCTGCTCGGCCAGCCGGGCCTGTCGGCGGCTTTGCGAAGGCTGCGCGAGGCGCTGGATGACGAACTCTTCGTGCGCGTCGGCCGCGGCCTGCAGCCGACGCCACGCGCCCTTTCGATTGCCCCGGCGATCGAGGATGCGCTGTCGGGCATCGAACGCGCCATCCGCCCGCAGGCCGACTTCGATCCGGCGAGCTGGCAGGGCGAGTTCCGCATCGGCATGTGCGACAATCTCGAATCCGCCTTCTTCGGCCCGCTTGCCGCCCGCCTGCTGCAGTTTTCGCCCGGCGCCCGGCTGATCGGCATCGCTTCGGAAAAGCGCGAGGCCGCCCGTCGGCTGGACGAGGGGGTTTTCGATTTCAGCGTTTCCGTGCATGACGAACCGGCCTCCTGGCACATCCGCGCGCCGCTGTTCAACCAGGCCTCGATCTGCATCTACGATGATGCTCAACTCAAGCTGAAGGCGCCATTGAGCCTTGAGGATTTCGCCGCGGTCGCCCATCTCACCGTCTCGTTCGAAGGCAATGCCGCGACCAGCATCGATGCCGCGCTGAGCCGCACCGGTCATGTCAGGCGCGTGGTGGCGACGGTGCCGCGCTTTTCCGCCCTGCCGACGGCGCTGCGGGCGATGCCCGCCATATCAATCGTGCCGGAATCGATCGGCCGCTGCATGGCGCAATTGCATGGCCTGACGATCGCTGCGCCGCCACTTTCGCTGCCGGCCGATCCGGTGACCATGCTCTATCGCCGGGTCGACCAGGCCGATGGCCGGGCGCGCTGGTTCCGCCGTCTGTTCCTCGACGTCGCCGGCGAGGCGCTCGTAGCCTCCGGCTGCCGCGTCTCGATATCGAGAGCTGCGGCCTGA
- a CDS encoding MFS transporter: MTLSKSKSGAGLALLLLCAANFLDAMDVSTIGVALPAIQAELGMEATSLQWAVSAYVLGYGGFLLLGGRVADVFGHRRVFLWSLAIFAAASIAGGFVDSGPTLIAARLIKGIAAAFTAPAALALLLSVFGEGAARAKALGVFASTGATGFVLGMVLGGAATIFSWRATLVMGAPVAILTLLLAPLALPADPKRTGPRPSFDWAGALTITPGLLLFVFGITNAAAAGWQAFATWASLAASLVLILLFLAVEARHTDPMVPLGMFRRAKLRHANAIAALFQGAYVGFQFLATLYYQNVIGWSAFTTGFCFALGGVFVMFLAPRFASLAQNRGATGLMAAGVGLQAFSYIFWVTALGHVDPILLVLFSQIPLGLGYAMTYPSVQVAALSDVEDDKSGLASGLLFASFQIGGGIVLAAASAVFGAAPHFGWDPYVAGIAFVALLAIAITLLAAAGPRTSAARTSAYQAAE, encoded by the coding sequence ATGACACTTTCCAAATCGAAAAGCGGAGCGGGGCTGGCATTGTTGCTGCTCTGCGCCGCCAACTTTCTCGACGCCATGGACGTCTCCACCATTGGTGTCGCGCTGCCCGCCATCCAGGCCGAACTCGGCATGGAGGCGACTTCGCTGCAATGGGCCGTCAGCGCCTATGTGCTCGGCTATGGCGGTTTTCTGCTGCTTGGCGGCCGGGTCGCCGACGTCTTCGGCCACCGCCGCGTCTTCCTCTGGTCACTGGCGATCTTTGCCGCCGCCAGCATCGCCGGCGGCTTCGTCGATAGCGGCCCGACGCTGATCGCCGCCCGCTTGATCAAGGGCATCGCCGCCGCCTTCACCGCGCCGGCAGCGCTCGCCCTGCTGCTCTCGGTCTTCGGCGAAGGGGCCGCTCGGGCGAAAGCGCTCGGCGTCTTCGCCTCCACCGGCGCCACCGGCTTCGTGCTCGGCATGGTGCTCGGCGGTGCCGCGACGATCTTCAGCTGGCGGGCGACGCTGGTGATGGGCGCGCCGGTCGCCATCCTGACGCTGCTGCTTGCGCCGCTGGCGCTGCCGGCCGATCCGAAACGAACAGGACCGCGGCCAAGCTTCGACTGGGCCGGCGCGCTGACGATCACCCCCGGCCTGCTGCTCTTCGTCTTCGGCATCACCAATGCCGCGGCCGCCGGCTGGCAGGCTTTTGCGACCTGGGCTTCGCTCGCCGCGTCGCTGGTGCTGATCCTGTTGTTCCTCGCGGTTGAAGCCCGCCATACCGATCCGATGGTGCCGCTCGGCATGTTCCGCCGGGCGAAGCTCCGGCATGCCAATGCAATTGCCGCGCTGTTCCAGGGCGCCTATGTCGGCTTCCAGTTCCTGGCGACGCTCTATTACCAGAACGTCATCGGCTGGTCGGCCTTCACCACCGGCTTCTGCTTTGCGCTTGGCGGCGTCTTCGTGATGTTCCTCGCGCCGCGTTTTGCGAGCCTTGCGCAAAATCGCGGCGCCACCGGGCTGATGGCCGCAGGTGTCGGCCTGCAGGCCTTCAGCTATATCTTCTGGGTGACCGCACTCGGACATGTCGACCCGATCCTGCTGGTGCTGTTCTCGCAGATCCCGCTCGGTCTCGGCTACGCCATGACCTACCCTTCCGTGCAGGTCGCAGCCCTTTCCGACGTCGAGGATGACAAGTCGGGGCTCGCCTCCGGACTGCTCTTTGCCTCCTTCCAGATCGGCGGCGGCATCGTGCTCGCAGCCGCCTCGGCGGTATTCGGCGCCGCACCGCATTTCGGTTGGGATCCTTATGTCGCCGGCATCGCCTTCGTGGCGCTGCTTGCAATCGCGATCACCCTGCTTGCAGCCGCCGGCCCGCGGACATCGGCCGCGCGGACGTCGGCCTATCAGGCAGCGGAATGA
- a CDS encoding TetR family transcriptional regulator: MPRRRTLSDEQLLAMVLALIQAEGPDAATFAAVAKASGLSGSTLVQRFTTKAAMLRAALLYAWDRLDAETARLAGSVAKTPDGAIALLVGLSQDYGDNAAAYGEGLLVLREDFRDPVLRARGAAWGKALTAAIARCFGSASAPETIARLMLSQWQGSLTWWGFGAEGRVDEYVETELRRFLAAVPVHSA, encoded by the coding sequence ATGCCGCGCCGCCGCACGCTCTCCGATGAACAGCTTCTCGCCATGGTGCTAGCGCTGATCCAGGCCGAGGGGCCGGATGCGGCAACCTTTGCGGCGGTGGCCAAAGCCAGCGGCCTTTCAGGCTCGACGCTGGTGCAGCGCTTTACGACGAAGGCGGCGATGCTGCGCGCCGCACTGCTCTATGCCTGGGACAGGCTGGATGCGGAAACGGCACGGCTTGCCGGCAGCGTGGCGAAAACGCCGGATGGCGCCATCGCGCTGCTCGTCGGCCTGTCGCAGGATTACGGCGACAATGCCGCCGCCTATGGCGAGGGACTGCTGGTGCTTCGTGAGGATTTTCGTGATCCGGTGCTGCGGGCCCGCGGGGCTGCCTGGGGCAAAGCGCTGACGGCGGCGATCGCACGCTGTTTCGGATCGGCGAGCGCGCCTGAGACCATCGCCCGGCTGATGCTGTCGCAATGGCAGGGCTCGCTCACCTGGTGGGGTTTTGGCGCAGAAGGCCGAGTGGATGAATATGTGGAGACGGAGCTGCGGCGGTTCCTCGCCGCGGTCCCCGTCCATTCGGCTTAA
- a CDS encoding LysR family transcriptional regulator: MTDLTNLKTFIAVATAGSFAKAAARLNLSPAMVGRRIQALETDYGVKLIERTTRTQRLTEIGLRFLERASRVIDELEQLNDLAGPAKHEISGHLRISGPTTLGVKRLASSIARFANQHPAVSLELNLTDRNVDLIAEGYDLAIRVAHLRPSSLIARRIGTYRFVCCASPGYLGKNGVPTHPEQLQQHRCILSLNLVPRDQWHFEDQEGRALAAKINSNIGIDNGEAMRVAAVEDAGIVYAPLVLVEDDIAAGRLTEVLADWEKYSLPIHAVHPSRQFVPRRVKAAIGWIAGDLRR; encoded by the coding sequence ATGACCGATCTCACCAATTTGAAGACCTTTATAGCCGTGGCGACGGCCGGCAGTTTCGCCAAAGCTGCCGCCAGGCTCAACCTGTCGCCCGCCATGGTGGGCCGGCGCATTCAGGCTTTGGAAACCGACTATGGTGTCAAGCTGATCGAGCGCACCACGCGAACCCAGAGGCTGACCGAGATCGGCCTCCGGTTTCTGGAAAGAGCCAGCAGGGTCATCGATGAACTGGAGCAGTTGAACGACCTCGCCGGCCCCGCCAAGCACGAAATATCCGGCCACCTTCGCATCAGCGGCCCGACGACGCTCGGCGTCAAGCGCTTGGCATCGTCCATTGCTCGCTTTGCCAATCAGCATCCCGCTGTCAGTCTGGAGCTTAATCTGACCGACCGGAACGTCGATCTGATCGCCGAAGGCTATGATCTTGCCATTCGGGTGGCGCATCTGCGGCCATCTTCCTTGATCGCAAGAAGGATCGGCACCTATCGCTTCGTCTGCTGCGCCTCTCCCGGTTATCTCGGCAAGAACGGCGTGCCGACACATCCCGAGCAGTTGCAACAGCACCGCTGCATCCTGAGCCTCAACCTCGTCCCGCGCGATCAATGGCATTTCGAAGATCAGGAGGGACGGGCGCTGGCGGCAAAGATCAACAGCAATATCGGGATCGACAATGGCGAAGCCATGCGCGTTGCCGCGGTGGAGGACGCCGGCATCGTCTACGCGCCGCTGGTCCTGGTCGAGGACGACATCGCCGCCGGGCGGCTGACCGAGGTGCTCGCCGATTGGGAAAAGTACAGCCTGCCGATCCACGCGGTGCACCCGTCGCGGCAATTCGTGCCGCGCCGGGTAAAGGCCGCGATCGGCTGGATCGCCGGGGATCTCCGCCGCTAG
- a CDS encoding aminotransferase-like domain-containing protein, producing MKDWHPDLGRSSSPRYMAIADVIEMDLRSGHLVAGDRLPPQRELAKRLNVDFTTVARGYVEAQKRGLVDSHVGRGTFVTGGADRERQGFAAGAAADPRRASVVDFSMNMPPEPDDPELIARMREGMAAVAANLIPLLRYQGFGGSGIDKEAAAAWLSRRGLKPSQERIFVTPGAHPALLAIFGLLAKPGETVLSEIITYPGMRSIAAQLRLNLAGLAMDEDGVLPGAFAEACERLKPKALYLNPTLQNPMTLTVPARRREEIAAVARKYHVPIVEDDAYGFIPQQGPTPLAAIAPDLTWHIGGLAKCIGAGLRLAYVVAPDSKAVWPFVSAMRANNVMASPLTLALVTRWIEDGTADAILRFIRDETAARQRMVAAILPAGGFRADPISFNIWLPLSNGWTRSTFGSHMRSAGIGVVASDAFTVEGAAPEAVRVCLGGPIGREKLQGALEFMAHALEGPPEMAASFF from the coding sequence ATGAAAGACTGGCATCCCGATCTCGGCCGCAGCAGCAGCCCCCGTTACATGGCCATCGCCGATGTCATCGAAATGGATCTGCGCAGCGGCCATCTGGTGGCCGGCGACCGGCTGCCGCCGCAGCGTGAACTCGCCAAGCGGCTGAACGTCGATTTCACCACGGTGGCGAGAGGCTATGTCGAGGCGCAGAAGCGCGGGCTTGTCGATTCGCATGTCGGCCGCGGCACCTTCGTCACCGGAGGCGCGGACAGGGAGCGCCAGGGTTTCGCGGCTGGCGCCGCAGCCGATCCGCGCCGCGCATCTGTCGTCGATTTCTCGATGAACATGCCACCGGAGCCGGATGATCCGGAACTGATCGCCCGCATGCGCGAGGGCATGGCGGCGGTGGCCGCAAACCTCATTCCGCTTCTGCGCTATCAGGGCTTCGGCGGTTCCGGTATCGACAAGGAGGCCGCCGCCGCCTGGCTCAGCCGTCGCGGGCTCAAGCCCTCGCAGGAGCGGATATTCGTCACCCCGGGCGCCCATCCGGCCCTGCTGGCGATCTTCGGCCTGCTGGCAAAACCGGGCGAAACCGTGCTTTCGGAAATCATCACCTATCCCGGCATGCGCTCGATCGCTGCCCAGCTGCGACTCAATCTGGCCGGCCTGGCGATGGATGAGGACGGTGTGCTGCCGGGCGCCTTCGCCGAAGCCTGCGAGCGGCTGAAGCCGAAGGCGCTCTATCTTAATCCGACGCTGCAGAACCCGATGACGCTGACTGTCCCGGCCAGGCGCCGCGAGGAAATTGCGGCGGTCGCCCGCAAATATCACGTGCCGATCGTCGAAGACGATGCTTACGGCTTCATCCCGCAGCAGGGCCCGACGCCGCTCGCGGCAATAGCCCCCGATCTGACCTGGCACATCGGCGGCCTGGCGAAATGCATCGGCGCCGGTCTGCGCCTTGCCTATGTGGTGGCGCCGGATAGCAAGGCGGTCTGGCCCTTCGTCAGCGCCATGCGCGCCAACAATGTCATGGCCTCGCCGCTGACCCTGGCGCTCGTCACCCGCTGGATCGAGGACGGCACCGCCGATGCGATCCTGCGTTTCATCCGCGACGAGACCGCCGCCCGCCAGCGGATGGTCGCCGCCATCCTGCCGGCCGGCGGCTTCCGCGCCGACCCGATCAGTTTCAACATCTGGCTGCCGCTTTCCAACGGCTGGACCCGCTCCACCTTCGGCAGCCATATGCGCTCCGCCGGCATCGGCGTCGTGGCAAGTGATGCCTTCACGGTCGAGGGCGCCGCACCCGAGGCCGTGCGGGTCTGCCTCGGCGGCCCGATCGGCCGCGAGAAACTGCAGGGCGCCCTGGAATTCATGGCCCATGCACTTGAGGGGCCACCGGAAATGGCGGCTTCGTTCTTCTGA
- a CDS encoding NADPH-dependent F420 reductase yields the protein MKTAIIGTGNMGAGLARRLAGKRDLILASRNEAAAKSLAEEIGATSAPISSAVAEADFLVLALPYASALEFAGTTALQGKIVVDITNPLKPDFSGLLFGHDTSAAEEIQHRARGAKVVKAFNTIFAELFAASPKHTSTIPVFLAGDDDAVETSAALVKDAGFAVDKTGSLDAARLLEPLGMLNIRLGYGLGRGTGIAPKWAAIDG from the coding sequence ATGAAAACCGCGATTATCGGAACTGGAAACATGGGCGCCGGCTTGGCGCGTCGCCTGGCAGGCAAGCGCGATCTGATCCTGGCGTCGCGCAATGAGGCCGCGGCAAAGTCGCTTGCCGAGGAGATCGGCGCCACGAGCGCACCGATCTCTTCGGCCGTGGCCGAAGCCGATTTTCTGGTGCTCGCGCTGCCTTATGCTTCGGCGCTCGAATTTGCCGGAACGACGGCATTGCAGGGCAAAATCGTCGTCGATATCACCAATCCGCTGAAGCCCGATTTTTCCGGTCTGCTGTTTGGTCACGACACGTCGGCAGCCGAGGAAATCCAGCACCGGGCCAGAGGCGCCAAGGTCGTCAAGGCCTTCAATACCATCTTTGCCGAGCTGTTCGCGGCCTCCCCAAAACACACCTCCACCATACCGGTCTTCCTGGCCGGCGACGATGATGCTGTCGAAACCTCCGCAGCGCTGGTCAAGGACGCCGGCTTTGCTGTCGACAAAACCGGCTCGCTCGATGCCGCTCGCCTGCTCGAACCCTTGGGAATGCTCAATATCCGCCTTGGTTACGGCCTGGGCCGCGGTACGGGCATTGCTCCGAAATGGGCTGCGATCGACGGCTGA
- a CDS encoding exopolysaccharide biosynthesis protein — translation MIDHDGNRHPPRGVATARLREMLEIARVKGGLSIGEALEAMGQTSIAFTILFLAIPALTPIPGPFGMVFGTALALVSLQIVAGGRKVWLPAILRDRRVSPAALDLIVGHAVPVIARVEKLVRAGRLQALTGPTVQALLGVPVFLLAVVIALPIPFGNILPVVSLVVLAVALMERDGLVTLIGLLLTSATIVTTVASLYFIKAMIFTAS, via the coding sequence GTGATTGATCACGACGGAAATAGACACCCGCCGCGCGGTGTCGCCACTGCGCGGCTTCGGGAGATGCTGGAAATCGCCCGGGTGAAAGGCGGCCTCTCCATCGGCGAGGCTCTGGAGGCGATGGGCCAGACGAGCATCGCCTTCACCATTCTGTTCCTGGCAATCCCGGCGCTGACCCCGATCCCCGGGCCGTTCGGAATGGTTTTCGGCACCGCGCTGGCGCTGGTCTCCCTGCAGATCGTCGCCGGTGGCCGAAAGGTCTGGTTGCCCGCCATCCTCAGGGATCGCCGGGTGTCGCCCGCGGCGCTTGATCTTATCGTGGGTCACGCGGTTCCGGTGATCGCCCGGGTGGAAAAGCTCGTGCGCGCCGGCCGGCTGCAGGCCCTCACCGGTCCGACGGTGCAGGCACTTCTTGGCGTTCCTGTCTTCCTGCTTGCCGTGGTGATCGCGCTGCCGATCCCCTTCGGCAATATTCTGCCGGTGGTCTCGCTGGTCGTGCTGGCCGTAGCCCTGATGGAGCGGGATGGTCTCGTCACCTTGATCGGACTGCTGCTCACATCGGCGACGATCGTCACCACCGTCGCCTCGCTTTATTTTATCAAGGCGATGATCTTCACGGCCTCTTAA
- a CDS encoding VOC family protein encodes MFDHVSIGVKDLERARRFYDAALAPLGYERLSNSDTMIGYGPERVGLWVMQVEQPVLADLRSGLHFCFVAPDEAAVDAFHAAAIASGGTDNGEPGIRPDYGQFYYAAFIIDPDGYRLEAYFHKGEL; translated from the coding sequence ATGTTCGATCATGTCTCCATCGGCGTCAAAGACCTGGAAAGAGCCCGCCGTTTCTACGATGCGGCGCTGGCTCCGCTCGGTTATGAGCGCCTGTCGAATTCCGACACCATGATCGGCTACGGCCCGGAACGGGTCGGGCTCTGGGTGATGCAGGTCGAGCAGCCGGTTCTTGCCGATCTGCGATCCGGGCTGCATTTCTGTTTCGTCGCGCCTGATGAAGCCGCGGTCGACGCCTTTCATGCGGCAGCTATCGCCTCCGGCGGCACGGATAATGGCGAACCGGGCATCCGGCCGGATTACGGGCAGTTCTATTACGCCGCCTTCATCATCGATCCGGACGGCTACCGCCTCGAAGCCTATTTCCACAAGGGCGAGCTATAA
- a CDS encoding fatty acid desaturase: MQIAASAQPDENPAPSDAHKEAFAEKHWLKILAGYRQPRAGRSAFELAVTVVPFALFWAAAWAAVHYSFWPGLILVIPAAAFLLRLFMIQHDCGHGSFFARRRLDDWVGRIIGILTLTPYDYWRRAHAEHHASAGNLDERGVGDIETLTIAEYNALSRWGRLGYRLYRHPIVMFGIGPAWLFIFKQRLPFGMMRSGALPWVSTMATNLAIALAAALLIWAVGIVPFLLVHLPTVLLAGAAGVWLFYVQHQFEETHWSKKPEWQFQHAALHGASHYDLPPVLRWITGNIGIHHVHHLSSRVPYYRLPEVLRDHPELADLGRITLMDSLRCVKLVLWDEQTKRLVSFRDAARLAAAR; the protein is encoded by the coding sequence ATGCAGATTGCCGCTTCGGCCCAGCCCGATGAAAACCCGGCACCATCCGATGCGCATAAGGAGGCCTTCGCTGAAAAGCACTGGTTGAAGATCCTTGCCGGATATCGCCAGCCACGGGCCGGACGCAGCGCTTTCGAGCTTGCCGTCACGGTCGTGCCTTTCGCGCTGTTCTGGGCCGCCGCATGGGCCGCGGTTCATTACAGCTTCTGGCCCGGCCTGATCCTCGTCATTCCCGCCGCCGCTTTCCTGCTGCGGCTGTTCATGATCCAGCATGATTGCGGCCACGGCTCATTTTTTGCCCGCCGCCGCCTCGACGACTGGGTCGGGCGGATCATCGGCATCCTGACGCTGACGCCTTACGATTACTGGCGCCGGGCGCATGCCGAGCATCACGCCTCGGCCGGAAACCTGGACGAACGCGGGGTGGGCGACATCGAGACGCTGACGATCGCCGAATACAATGCGCTGTCGCGCTGGGGCCGGCTCGGCTACCGGCTTTACCGGCACCCTATCGTAATGTTCGGGATCGGGCCGGCATGGCTGTTCATCTTCAAGCAGCGCCTGCCGTTCGGCATGATGCGCTCCGGCGCCCTGCCCTGGGTCTCCACGATGGCGACCAACCTTGCCATCGCACTCGCCGCCGCACTGCTCATCTGGGCGGTCGGGATCGTTCCCTTCCTGCTGGTGCATCTGCCGACCGTGCTTTTGGCCGGTGCTGCCGGCGTCTGGTTGTTCTACGTCCAGCATCAATTCGAAGAAACGCATTGGTCGAAGAAGCCGGAATGGCAGTTCCAGCATGCAGCCTTGCACGGCGCCTCGCATTACGACCTGCCGCCGGTGCTGCGCTGGATCACCGGCAATATCGGCATTCACCACGTGCATCACCTGTCGAGCCGGGTGCCTTACTACCGGCTTCCGGAGGTGCTGCGGGACCATCCCGAGCTTGCCGACCTCGGCCGCATCACGCTCATGGACAGCCTGCGCTGCGTCAAGCTGGTGCTGTGGGACGAACAGACGAAGCGGCTGGTGTCGTTTCGCGACGCGGCGCGGCTTGCAGCTGCGCGGTAA
- a CDS encoding S1C family serine protease, translating into MNIDPILRSVVAVRSSIPDDAFTAETLGTVREGSGVVIRDNGLVLTIGYLITEAEEVWLTTRDGRVVPAHALAYDQETGFGLVQALGVLNAPAVDLGDAASAKPGDAVVLADGVGEFVEANIVARQEFAGYWEYLLDEAIFTAPAHPSWGGAALIGSDGKLLGIGSLRLQMSQGDEVADINMVVPIDLLTPILDDLLNRGQVNKPPRPWLGAFSAESNGGVVVMSVAEGGPAAQAGLRQGDIISEIRDEEVDGLADFYRKVWSSGPAGAEIPMRILRNGREAWLRIKSADRNSFLKKPQLQ; encoded by the coding sequence ATGAATATCGATCCGATTTTGCGGTCAGTCGTGGCCGTTCGTTCTTCCATTCCGGACGATGCCTTCACAGCGGAGACGCTGGGCACCGTCCGGGAGGGCAGCGGCGTGGTCATTCGCGACAATGGGCTGGTGCTGACCATCGGTTATCTCATTACCGAGGCCGAAGAGGTCTGGCTGACCACCCGTGACGGGCGCGTCGTCCCCGCGCATGCGCTTGCCTATGATCAGGAAACCGGTTTCGGCCTGGTGCAGGCGCTCGGGGTTCTGAATGCGCCGGCAGTGGATCTCGGCGACGCGGCAAGCGCCAAGCCCGGCGATGCCGTCGTGCTTGCCGATGGCGTCGGCGAATTCGTCGAGGCGAACATCGTCGCCCGGCAGGAATTCGCCGGCTATTGGGAATATCTGCTCGACGAGGCGATCTTCACGGCGCCGGCCCACCCCTCCTGGGGCGGTGCGGCGCTGATCGGTTCGGACGGCAAGCTTCTCGGCATCGGTTCGCTTCGCCTGCAAATGAGCCAGGGCGACGAGGTCGCCGATATCAATATGGTCGTGCCGATCGACCTTTTGACGCCGATCCTCGACGATCTGCTGAACCGCGGCCAGGTCAACAAGCCGCCGCGGCCCTGGCTCGGCGCATTCTCCGCCGAGAGTAATGGCGGCGTGGTGGTGATGAGCGTCGCCGAAGGCGGTCCGGCCGCCCAGGCGGGCTTGCGGCAGGGCGATATCATCTCGGAGATCCGCGACGAGGAGGTCGACGGCCTGGCCGATTTCTACCGCAAGGTCTGGAGCAGCGGCCCGGCCGGCGCCGAAATTCCGATGCGGATTCTCAGGAACGGCCGGGAGGCCTGGCTGCGCATCAAGTCCGCCGACCGCAACAGCTTTCTCAAGAAGCCGCAACTGCAGTAG
- a CDS encoding SDR family oxidoreductase, which produces MTADLREKVALVAGATRGAGRGIAVELGAAGATVYVTGRTTRAQQSEYARPETIEETAELVTAAGGRGIAVRVDHLVADEVEALVARIRTEAGRLDIVVNDIWGGEKLFEWDKSVWEHSLEKGLRMLRLGIETHLITAHYALPLMIERPGGLLVEVTDGTADYNATHYRLSPFYDLVKTGVTRMAWAHAQDLTKHGAMAVSITPGWLRSEMMLDAYGVSEEDWREATKVQPHFAISETPRFVGRAVAAIAADPDRARWNGQSLSSGGLAKLYGFDDIDGSRPDCWRYIVEVQEPGKPADVTGYR; this is translated from the coding sequence ATGACAGCGGACTTGCGGGAGAAAGTGGCTTTGGTGGCCGGTGCCACACGCGGCGCCGGCCGCGGCATCGCGGTGGAACTCGGCGCTGCCGGCGCCACCGTCTATGTGACGGGGCGCACGACACGCGCGCAGCAATCCGAATATGCCAGGCCGGAGACGATCGAGGAGACGGCCGAGCTGGTAACGGCTGCGGGCGGCAGGGGTATCGCCGTTCGGGTCGATCATCTCGTCGCGGACGAAGTCGAGGCGCTGGTTGCCCGCATCCGAACGGAGGCCGGCCGGCTCGATATCGTCGTCAACGACATCTGGGGCGGTGAAAAACTGTTCGAATGGGACAAATCCGTGTGGGAGCATTCGCTGGAAAAAGGCCTGCGTATGCTGCGGCTCGGCATCGAGACGCATCTGATCACCGCCCATTATGCGCTGCCGCTGATGATCGAGCGGCCGGGTGGGCTGCTGGTGGAGGTGACCGACGGCACGGCCGACTACAATGCCACGCATTACCGGCTGTCGCCCTTTTACGACCTCGTCAAGACGGGTGTCACCCGCATGGCTTGGGCGCATGCCCAGGATCTGACAAAACACGGCGCCATGGCGGTTTCGATCACGCCCGGCTGGCTGCGCTCCGAAATGATGCTGGATGCCTATGGTGTCAGCGAGGAAGACTGGCGCGAGGCGACCAAGGTGCAGCCGCATTTCGCCATTTCCGAAACGCCGCGCTTCGTCGGCCGGGCGGTGGCCGCCATTGCCGCCGATCCCGACCGCGCCCGCTGGAACGGTCAGTCGCTGTCGAGCGGCGGCCTGGCCAAACTCTATGGCTTCGACGATATCGACGGGTCGCGGCCGGATTGCTGGCGTTACATCGTGGAAGTGCAGGAGCCGGGCAAGCCGGCCGATGTCACCGGCTATCGCTGA
- a CDS encoding DUF983 domain-containing protein produces METEYPPLPPLQTGIRGRCPRCGQGHMFKGFLTLQPQCEACGLDYSFADPADGPAFFVICFACIPSVLLGVWLEVAFSASIWAQLLITGPFMLATCIPPLRPLKGWLVASQYFYKAEEGKLA; encoded by the coding sequence ATGGAGACCGAATATCCCCCGCTTCCGCCGCTGCAGACCGGCATCAGGGGGCGCTGCCCGCGCTGCGGCCAGGGCCATATGTTCAAGGGTTTCCTGACCTTGCAGCCGCAATGCGAGGCCTGCGGTCTCGATTATTCCTTCGCCGATCCGGCCGACGGTCCGGCTTTTTTCGTCATTTGCTTTGCCTGCATCCCGAGCGTGCTGCTCGGCGTCTGGCTGGAGGTGGCTTTCTCGGCGTCGATCTGGGCGCAGCTCCTGATCACCGGCCCCTTCATGCTCGCGACCTGCATTCCGCCGCTCAGGCCGCTGAAGGGCTGGCTGGTCGCCAGCCAGTATTTCTACAAGGCGGAAGAGGGCAAGCTTGCCTAA